From a single Bacteroidales bacterium genomic region:
- a CDS encoding gliding motility-associated C-terminal domain-containing protein yields the protein MRKNKLSDLLINKDEEKLRQLTGDENPFKVPDNYFNQLGVEIISKVKNIPLITPWSQIIKIGLITLGGIAIVTSVWYFIHLFSVQNSPSQQSLIDSTAITSKTYPVVAINDANTNPVLLIGMNEETTKKAHVVINPQAKPDKIYQTIQKLPLEEETKEYIIKQYEGQISSSTSYSTVKSPTYIYVTDAEDATPINETTSTENDYVQDYSIFEMVPQDTCIESPVRLNAYSPGATSYKWSTGETNSTILIKESGTYRVTVSLSNGNAQIKSIRVKFIPKPKLSSSNLINGCLSEGVQLSAQQNSDDYTYEWPQFQSKESSVVTKVPGWYYVYVKGCKTYIDSFYVKLRHCDVYIPKAFTPNGDGINDYFIIGNLEKYPGTELRVYNRYNGLVYSSKDYRNDWNGENCEDGSYLYILRFPDGIIEEGVVTIHRK from the coding sequence ATGAGAAAAAATAAGTTATCTGATTTATTGATTAATAAGGATGAAGAAAAATTGAGGCAACTAACAGGCGATGAAAATCCATTTAAAGTTCCTGATAATTATTTTAATCAATTAGGTGTTGAAATTATTTCCAAAGTAAAAAACATTCCACTCATAACACCATGGTCACAAATTATAAAAATCGGTCTCATTACTTTGGGTGGAATAGCAATAGTAACCTCTGTATGGTATTTTATACATCTTTTTTCAGTTCAAAACTCCCCAAGCCAACAATCTTTAATTGATTCTACAGCCATTACTTCGAAAACATATCCGGTCGTAGCCATCAACGATGCAAACACCAATCCTGTTTTACTCATTGGCATGAACGAAGAAACCACAAAAAAAGCTCATGTTGTCATCAATCCTCAAGCAAAGCCCGATAAAATTTACCAAACAATTCAAAAACTTCCCTTGGAAGAAGAAACAAAAGAATATATCATCAAACAATATGAAGGACAAATATCGTCCTCCACTTCTTATTCAACTGTGAAATCTCCAACTTATATTTATGTAACCGATGCAGAAGATGCCACACCCATCAACGAAACCACCTCCACCGAAAATGATTATGTTCAAGACTATTCCATCTTTGAGATGGTTCCTCAAGATACCTGCATTGAATCACCCGTGAGATTAAATGCTTATAGTCCTGGTGCTACTTCTTATAAATGGAGTACGGGTGAAACAAATTCTACCATTCTCATCAAAGAAAGTGGAACTTATCGAGTCACTGTGTCTCTCAGTAATGGAAATGCCCAAATCAAAAGTATTCGTGTAAAATTCATTCCAAAACCCAAGCTAAGTAGTTCAAATCTAATTAACGGTTGTCTTAGCGAAGGTGTACAGCTTTCTGCGCAACAGAACTCAGACGATTATACGTACGAATGGCCTCAATTTCAAAGCAAAGAATCTTCTGTAGTTACAAAAGTTCCCGGTTGGTATTATGTTTATGTTAAAGGATGCAAAACTTACATCGACAGCTTTTATGTTAAGCTTCGTCATTGTGATGTCTATATACCCAAAGCTTTTACTCCTAATGGAGATGGAATCAATGATTACTTTATCATAGGCAACCTAGAAAAATATCCTGGCACCGAATTGCGCGTGTATAACCGTTATAACGGCCTAGTCTATTCTAGCAAAGACTACAGGAATGATTGGAATGGCGAAAATTGTGAGGATGGAAGCTATCTTTACATTTTGCGTTTCCCTGATGGAATAATTGAAGAAGGAGTGGTTACTATTCATCGGAAGTAA
- a CDS encoding RNA polymerase sigma factor, with amino-acid sequence MAHPTDSEILALLKSDATRERGFTYLVNKYKENIYWVVRRIVFDHDDANDIVQNTFIKIWKYIPFFKEDSRIFTWMYRIAINEALSFLKNKKAHLKISLEEMIEQTGDSFKADSYFSGSKIQQKLWHEIQKLPEKQKIVFILKYFNNLSYDQISQILKTNISTLKVTYHIVVKKILENLAKND; translated from the coding sequence ATGGCCCATCCTACAGACAGTGAAATTCTAGCCCTACTCAAAAGTGATGCTACACGTGAACGTGGATTTACTTATCTAGTCAATAAATACAAAGAAAATATTTATTGGGTAGTTCGTCGAATCGTTTTCGACCATGATGATGCTAATGACATTGTCCAAAATACTTTTATCAAAATATGGAAATACATCCCCTTCTTCAAAGAGGATTCTCGAATTTTTACTTGGATGTATCGCATAGCCATTAATGAAGCTCTGAGTTTCTTAAAAAACAAAAAAGCCCATCTCAAGATTTCCCTTGAAGAAATGATCGAACAAACTGGTGATAGTTTTAAAGCAGACTCATACTTTTCAGGTTCAAAAATTCAACAAAAACTCTGGCATGAAATTCAAAAGCTACCAGAAAAACAAAAAATCGTTTTTATTCTCAAATACTTTAATAATCTTAGCTACGATCAAATTTCACAAATTCTGAAAACTAACATCTCAACTCTTAAAGTAACCTATCATATTGTGGTCAAAAAAATTTTGGAAAATTTAGCTAAAAATGATTAA